In Poecilia reticulata strain Guanapo linkage group LG17, Guppy_female_1.0+MT, whole genome shotgun sequence, the following proteins share a genomic window:
- the LOC103479507 gene encoding SLAM family member 6, with protein sequence MAAVVLLLLLPALVDSIEGSELRFVKSGSNLLLEAKTDDIVNDDIFFWKFNNSDVLVTFIPPREPKIKYTERTDFFQQNYSLLLRNVQHNNTGNYKATATGNIEKTVGEYTVIVQDPVSPVNLTVTCIDRRFNNFTATCRTADSQINGTFQCNNITCRLLNQTHLKDSSLKIYLEESLITCNHSNNVSQEKSVKNVSSLCENLPVTSTATIVGGSVGAFVLLVSSIICFVVIKCKRKRSANTVYEVPQEPPQHNPYANPTEMTECPSPTSTYALVQFSNPPVQLNETRTSTTPQPETIYAQVDRAAKSKSNPAAANR encoded by the exons ATGGCAGCGGTtgttctgcttcttctcctCCCTGCACTGGTGGATTCAATTGAAG GTTCTGAACTTCGGTTTGTGAAATCTGGATCGAACCTCCTACTGGAAGCAAAGACAGATGATATTGTCaatgatgacatttttttttggaaatttaaTAACAGTGATGTACTTGTAACATTTATTCCTCCCAGAGAGCCTAAAATCAAATATACAGAAagaactgatttttttcaacaaaactaCTCTTTGCTATTGAGAAATGTGCAACACAACAACACTGGAAACTATAAGGCAACAGCAACAGGAAACATAGAAAAAACTGTAGGTGAATACACAGTTATAGTCCAAG ATCCAGTGTCTCCAGTGAATCTAACAGTGACCTGCATTGATCGACGCTTCAATAACTTCACGGCAACGTGTAGAACAGCGGATTCTCAAATTAATGGAACTTTTCAATGCAACAACATAACCTGCCGTTTACTGAACCAAACACACCTGAAGGACTCATCTCTGAAGATCTATCTAGAGGAAAGCTTGATAACCTGTAACCATAGTAACAACGTGAGCCAGGAAAAGAGTGTAAAGAATGTTTCATCTCTCTGTGAAAATCTGCCAG TCACCAGCACAGCCACCATAGTTGGAGGGTCAGTTGGAGCATTTGTGCTGCTAGTGTCATCTATTATATGCTTTGTGGTCATAAAGT GTAAAAGAAAGAGGAGCGCAAATACAGTGTATGAAGTTCCTCAG GAACCTCCACAGCATAACCCATATGCAAACCCTACAGAAATGACTGAATGTCCTTCCCCAACATCAACCTATGCCCTGGTGCAGTTCTCCAATCCTCCTGTGCAGCTCAACGAAACCAGAACCTCCACAACCCCGCAGCCTGAAACTATTTATGCTCAAGTTGACAGAGCTGCCAAGTCCAAATCAAATCCTGCTGCTGCCAACAgatga
- the LOC103479508 gene encoding ATP-sensitive inward rectifier potassium channel 10, which yields MTSSTPPCSRSSSPQKVCHSQTQTDVLKPLLGGGSSVGGGTLRKRRRILSKDGRSNMRIEHVSGRNALYMRDLWTTFLEMPWRYKFFLFTATFAGTWFLFGVVWYLVALVHGDLLEFDPPSNHTPCVMQMQTLTAAFLFSLESQTTIGYGFRCITEECPAAIILLILQLVITMLLEIFITGTFLAKIARPKKRSETVKFSQHAVVSTHEGQPCLMIRVANMRKSLLLGCQVTGKLLQTSLTKEGETVRMDQRNVPFQVDTSSDSPFLILPLTFYHIIDDNSPLRAWAAKGGGWTDPELADFELLVIMSATIEPTSATCQVRTSYLPDEILWGYEFPPVVSLSQSGKYVADFSFFDKVAKTKTTPIFKSSSLQHEYQSNGGGPVSEVTDPEKIRLEQSYREQRGEDRGRVRDGPTSVRISNV from the exons atgaCTTCTTCTACCCCGCCCTGCTCTCGCAGCTCTTCCCCCCAAAAGGTTTGCCACTCTCAGACCCAAACTGATGTTCTGAAGCCGTTGCTGGGCGGCGGTTCTTCTGTTGGAGGCGGGACTCTGCGAAAGAGGAGGCGGATCCTGTCCAAAGATGGCCGAAGCAACATGCGCATCGAGCACGTCAGTGGGAGGAACGCTCTCTATATGCGTGACCTCTGGACAACTTTTCTTGAAATGCCTTGGCGCTACAAGTTCTTCCTGTTTACAGCAACGTTCGCGGGGACCTGGTTTCTGTTTGGGGTTGTGTGGTACCTCGTTGCTTTGGTGCATGGAGACCTGCTGG AGTTCGATCCGCCGTCCAACCACACGCCCTGTGTGATGCAGATGCAGACCCTCACAGCAgccttcctcttctctctggAGTCCCAGACAACCATCGGTTATGGTTTCCGATGCATCACAGAGGAATGCCCGGctgccatcatcctcctcatcctgcAGCTGGTCATCACCATGCTCCTGGAAATCTTCATCACCGGCACCTTCCTGGCCAAG ATTGCACGGCCAAAGAAGCGAAGTGAGACGGTGAAGTTTAGCCAGCATGCTGTTGTATCGACCCATGAAGGCCAACCCTGCCTGATGATCCGGGTGGCCAACATGCGCAAGAGTCTTCTTCTTGGATGCCAG GTGACAGGGAAACTCCTGCAGACGTCCCTGACAAAGGAAGGTGAAACAGTCCGCATGGACCAGAGGAACGTGCCCTTCCAGGTGGACACTTCCAGCGACAGCCCCTTCCTCATCCTCCCCCTCACCTTCTACCACATCATCGATGACAACAGCCCCCTGAGAGCCTGGGCCGCCAAGG GTGGTGGATGGACAGATCCAGAGTTGGCTGACTTTGAACTCTTGGTGATCATGAGTGCCACAATAGAGCCGACCTCCGCCACCTGCCAGGTCCGCACCTCCTACCTGCCAGACGAGATCCTCTGGGGTTACGAGTTCCCCCCCGTCGTCTCCCTCTCACAGTCTGGCAAATACGTAGCAGACTTTTCCTTCTTTGACAAAGTGGCGAAGACCAAGACGACCCCCATCTTCAAATCGTCCAGTTTGCAACACGAGTACCAGAGCAACGGAGGCGGACCCGTGTCTGAGGTGACAGACCCGGAGAAGATTCGTCTGGAGCAGAGCTACAGGGAGCAGCGAGGCGAAGACCGAGGCCGAGTCAGAGACGGCCCCACAAGCGTTCGCATCAGCAACGTCTGA